From Arachis hypogaea cultivar Tifrunner chromosome 3, arahy.Tifrunner.gnm2.J5K5, whole genome shotgun sequence:
TACAGTAATTGAAAGCAAAAAAACTACATTGTCGGCCAATAATTTCAAATCACAAGATGAAAGCTTTCCTAAGTTACCGGTATCACTATCATTCAGTACAAATCCAATGATTCAAGGACCCTACGAGCTTGGATTTGCAGAGCAGTTAGCCTCTGCTCAGGATCCAGCGTCGAGCCAAACTGACTAGCTGCCCATATCAAGGAGGCTGATTTCTCCCCAAGTAGATGCCTTGTATCTTCATGTATAGTTGCCAAAGGAGGAGCATCTCTTCCATTGACATGTCCAATGAGCAGCAACAGAAACTCTCCACATTTTAACCTGAATAATGCCACTTTCTTCATTATTCTACTTTGTTATCTCAAGATAGTGGAACAAGTCTCTGCATAATATCTCGAAGGAATGAAAAGTTAAGCTACAACAATGTTACTAGAACTACAAAACACGGCCTGCGAAAATATAGAACCTATAGAATtaacatcaaaattcaaaaagaGGCAAATGAAGATCCATTGCAGACAAGTATATCGGCTATAATACAAACGAGACTGGAGATAAAAAGCAGTACCTGAGATTCTCATCCACTTGTTTGTCCCTGATAAGGTCAGCAACTTCCATAATACCACTACATTTctcaaaatcctaaaaaattatgATCAGAagagataaattttcaaaaacggAACAGCAAATAAAATGTTCTCTGGCAAGAAAAAATAGTTGGTAAATCTAAGCCAAGAAACAACAAATATTGAAGAAAGAACAATGTCAAATTATTGGTAACACATCTGGATAAAGaaagaatcatgatgatcaaacTAGAAAAATAGAACAACTAAGCTACATGTAAACAACAGTTAGGGTACCATTTGATTAGATGATGAATCCACCATCAATGAGATTAGAGCATCTAAGCATGCACCTTGCTCAAGTACTCCGCGAGTGGATAATATATTCATTAAAACCTGCAAAGAAGATAGTAACAATATTACATATTGGTATCCAATAGTTTCATTTTTGCAAGTTTCAAGGCTTTGGTAGTACAGAGGCACATGCACATCACCTAATGAAGGTGTTTACTAATTTGCCAATATTTGTGGCATTGATTAATTGGAGTGCAAGTCTCATACTTTTATGGATAAACATCTTTGTTGGCCATTGATATGAACAAAATATGTTTCTTGGCTTAGTAGACATTTCAGTAATCACTAGGTGTCTAGCATTGAATGCTCAAAGAAACTCGAGGGTACATTGTTCTTATCTTAATTGAAGAAGAGGAAAGGGTTACAATATACTCAGGAACTGTAATGTTTGCCACAAGGTTGAAGCGTCTTCCACATGAAGTCATAAACCCATTGGAATACACCAAGACAGAGTAGCAACAGTTGCTGTAGCTTATGTTAATGTTATGTGCTGATGGTAACTTGGTAAGAACTAATCAGCACAAGACCGTCCATAAGCACAAGAGAAAGCAACAGTTTGTTTGTCATGTAAATTTCGCTGTCTCCTATTCGGATTGTTCATGCCACTGTTCTTTTAAATCTATTACTCTCTTTGATACAAATTACTTTTAGCATGTTGCAAATTTCACTCTCAATGAAGAATAAGCATAGATGAAAACCTATTTCATGAAACCCGGAACAACAGCAAAGACTCTACGAATCACAGTGGAAAGAATCCATTCTCATAGGTGCAATAAGGTAAATGAAACATGCTTCCAGATAAGGTTATTAAACTCTCGAGTATAGCTTAGGTCTCAAAATCGAGTTTACGATCTTACAAATAATCTCTTTCAAGTTTACAATCCGAGCTATAGGATTCAAGTTCACCTAGGCTCATGGAGCTGACGTAAACTCGAGTTTGATCCCTTTACTACCaaatcttcctcctcctcccaaCATAGACTCAGACACAGACACACACATGGATAGAAAAATGAACGATTACCGGAATAGCATTGTGTTGATGTGCAAGCGCTGTACTCTGCGGATGAAGCAAGCAACAACCTTCCAATACCCTCAGTGCAAGTGCAACTTCAGCATCAGTAGCTGGACTCGTCAGCTTCAGAGGCTCAACACCAAATATATGATTCAAATCTCTCACCCTATTCTCATTCTCATAATCCCCTGTCTCTCTCAAACAATGCTCAAACAAAACCGGAACCACTGCACAAACACCACGCACCATTCAccatcatctaacaatcaatacaacacaaattcaacaaaaTTGAATGTAAATAAATGCACACGCATACTCAATGGCAAATTCACAAACAGGTACCTTGCAATTGGGGAATGGATTGTGTTCTATTGAAGAGGTCAATGGTGGAATCAGATTCAGCGACAGATCGGAGGAACTTGAGGATGTTACGGAGGCCACGCACACGGAGGAACGAGAACTCAGCACGCGCGTCTCTGAGTCCTGTTCTAAGAGCCAATGTAACTTCTCTGTACACTCTCTGCTGCTGCAACGAATCCACCAGCTCCTCCACGGCGCCGCCGCGATCCGCCGCCGTCGTCGTCTTAGCATCCGGTTCGGGTTTCCCTTGGCTCCACAAGGGCTTCTTCAGGTACATCATCGCTTATGAGATCGAATGGAATCGATTCAACTCGATCGTGTCAGAGAAAAATCAGATTGTGATTATTCTTCAGTGCTGTGGTGGCAATTTCAACGTTGGAAGGAAAACGAAGGTTCGAAATTGATTCACGTGGCGGAAGatgattgagaaaggaggaaAAAAGTGTGTCACTGCGTGATTGAGTGATTCTGCTTCCAAGAGTTCGACCCAAATCCGACCCGAATTTCTGAATTCGGTTTGTTATATGCAAAACCAAAAAATGTCTCTTAAAATTTAGTTAATTGTAAAAAACTggttttttattagtttctaataaattaatttttaatacgtaataataataaaaaagtgagataaacattcaataacaattaacaaatacTTTCTTTGAATTAAGGCATCCCATTTTAGTGTGTgtccaaaaatttaaaattcattttgaAAAAGTTTCGTATTAAGATATATAGAAATAAAAGTTCTATAACAtttccaataaataaataaactcttaATGACTAATGAGTTAATCCGATGTTACTTGTGAGAGGATAAAACGCAACACGTATTGCTAGTCTCCACCAGTAGTCCAATACCAAATAATGTAATAGTAATACACTCTTCaaagttttaccaaattttgTTCGTCTTGAATTTGTTACTGCTTACTGCTtagttttcttaaaaactaaCCCGCCGTCAATAGAAAAAGAATGAtagacatttttatttttttaatgtgaaTAGAATTACTTCCATTTACAAAATACCAGTTTTCAGccaaagaaatattttttaagaaaataaaaaatttcctattttatgatttagttaaaaataagaaaaaccacaattttgtatattattttttaattttaccaaaattagtaaataaggattttttatcttttaaacattaaagaaaaagaaagaaatatagGTTCGTTTTTGGTGGCTGTAAGAAGAATTTGTTCTAGAATTTGTTTCCAGAAAGAGTGGGACCAAGGGTAAATACGTAATTTAGTGGCCTACTTCCTTATCTAGTTAGTATTTTTCGTGTCTTCCATTTGCGTTGGCTTAGCAACAATCAAAAGGGGGCAacgctgtttcttcttcttcttcttcttcttcttcttcttcttctctgtgtcTCTGTTAACAGACACAGAGACATACAAATACTTTCACATTTTCGTTCCTTACATTGGAATTTCCAATAACATGTCTCTGTCTCTgcgtttatcttcttcttttcttccccaaattccAACTCCTCCTTCTTTCTTATGTTTTGTTCCTCCCAAGTTCCAAAATGGCCATTTCCTTATATGCCGCTTCAGGCGCAGACAACCCTCCCCTTTAACCCTACGTTGCTTTTCCACCTCTAAAGAAGAACATGATAATCAACGAATGAAGGGTCCTCAAATGGatgatgaagaagaggaagaagacaaaGCTATTGCTTCGTTGGTTTTGCCTGAAAGATGGGATGTTTTGGGACTTGGTCAAGCCATGGTGattccttcttttcttcctttctttctttgtttattttaaatttatcattTGCATTGCTCATTGATATGAATTGAAGAGTAGGGATAGAAATAGATTTGTGTATTCGAAACACTCACATTCATTTAAGTACCTTTAGATATTTTAAAATGGAACCATGCTaaatatacacaaaaaaaatCAGTCGGCAAATCattcaccagtataaaatacatatgaaATACGAGTTAAACAATACCTGTATTTATACATAATGGTGTCTGATTTAGTAGCTGATTTTTGGTATGCACGTAGTATTTTTTGGAGAGCTCGGTGTAGGTATGACAAATCAATACATGGCATATATAATATCACTTAACTTAGGGAGCTAAGCATAATTTACCATTGAAATTCTTATGAGTTATGATGCTTTGAGAATAGGAGGGAGTGAAGGTTAATgtgtttgttgttgttgctgggaTTTGTTCTTCTAGGTAGACTTCTCGGGCATAGTAGATGACGAGTTCCTTAACAAGTTAGGATTGGAGAAGGGAACGCGCAAGGTTGTGAATCACGAGGAAAGGGGTAGAGTCTTGCAGGCTATGGATGGTTGCACCTATAAAGCagctgctggtggatctctttcTAATAGCTTGGTTGCCCTCGCCAGGCTTGGAAGTCGTTCTGCCACGACTCCTGCCATAAACGTGGCAATGGCTGGCAGTGTTGGAAGTGATGTCCTGGGTGGCTTCTACAGGTTGGCCTTCTTCATTGCTGAGCTCTTTTCGTTAGTTGTTTGATCAAATTGTGCTAGTTTACTTAGGATGTAGCTGATCTAGTTTTGCAAAAAGAGATTGATTAATTTGGAACTTAGTACTCTCATCAATTTGCAATGATATTTTTGTACATTTAAAAGATAGGATAACGATAGAGTACAATCCTTGGCCATAACATAGGGGAAGACAATGCTAAGAGGGAAAAATGACGAAAATTTTTGTGTTCCTTTGGAGCTCAATCATGTTATGATGCCGCAATTCACAATTTTACATATTCTATCTACTGTGATCTACATTTTGTTGCTGCATTATTTGGAAAAGTATAGTTCAGATTGTGTTAATATCTGTATTCAAGTGTTTACCTAAAGAATATCAAGTGTCACATTTCTCCCACTATACTGCTTACACACTCTTTGGAGATAGGTTCTTGTGACAATGATTCTATCTGCTTTGTTCTCGGCACATGAAATTTCTTCCAGTTCCTTTGTTGTTTGCTTACATTCTATTTCAAACTTTCTTATAGGGAAAAATTACGGCGAGCAAATGTGCAATTTCTTTCTGAGCCTATCAAGGATGGAACTACCGGAACAGTTATAGTTCTCACAACACCAGATGCTCAACGCACAATGCTTGCATATCAGGTTCGGTAATTGCAGAAGAGTTTGTAGATTCTTTGTTAACTGATAATCTGTTTCTAAGTATATGTGGATTGGTTTGTATAGTTTTGATCCTCTTTGTTTTTATGTATATCCATAGAATGAGAAGAACATTGAGACATCTAAATGGCATGTTGAATAGTTAAGCTATGCAGGTTGCCCAAAGTTTCTTGAGTTTTGTTTTGGAGTTGAATTGTTCACTTTGTATTCCATTTTGTACATTGAAGGAAACAAAAGACTTAGCAGTTACTCTTTCATGCACTATTATTTATTTCTACTTTTAAGCATCAATCTAGGAGTGGAAAATGGTTATCTTGGCTTTCTACTAGTTTTCTCTTCCAACTTGTTTATTTTCTGTCACCATATCAATGGTGAAGATGCTAATATTTGTAATCTGGGGGCAGGGTACATCATCAACTGTTAACTATGACAAAATCTTGGCTAATGCGGTTACCAAGACCAACATACTTGTTGTTGAAGGGTATCTATTTGAACTACCCGATACCGTTAGAGCAATAACAGAAGCATGTCAGAAAGCTCGCAGTAACGGTGCCTTAGTTGCAGTAACAGCCTCAGATGTCTCCTGCATTGAGAGACACTATGATGATTTCTGGTAAGATTATTATTACTTGACATTATTCTCCATAGATTTATGTAGACCTAGAGTTCATTCCTTTCCATgctgcaatttcttcttccatCAGGGAAATTATCGGGAATCATGCGGATTTAATCTTCGCAAACAGTGATGAGGCCAGAGCGCTCTGCAATTTCGACGCAAAGGAAAGCTCTGCTTCGGTTACAAGGTATCTGAGCCACTTTGTTCCGCTAGTATCGGTAACTGACGGTCATAGAGGCTCCTACATCGGTCTAAAGGGTGAAGCCGTATACATTCCCCCGTCTCCATGTGTTCCGGTAGATACTTGTGGTGCCGGAGATGCATATGCATGCGGCATACTTTATGGTGTTCTAAGAGGCATGTCTGATTTGAAAAGCATAGGTTCAATAGCAGCTAAGGTTGCAGCCACTGTTGTAGGTCAACAAGGAACAAGGCTTAGAGTTTCAGATGCAGTGAAATTGGCTGAATCTTTCACATTTCACACATCTACTCATATTGGCACTGATCACATTTCTAGTGTCTAATCAGATTGCTCTTTGCATTTGattatgaagaagaagaaaaaaaatatattctttgaTCTAGATATATGTAGTTTCCTTTTGTTTAGCATATTTCAAAGTTATGTACATACTCTAGTTGTAAAAATAGGCATGCTTTCAATGGAATTACTTAGGCTTCAATTAAGTCTTCCATTTTCAGCATAGCCATTTCTGGTTCATGTACATTCTTTATTCTCGTAATATGAAATTtggaaaattaaaaaagaagattCAATCTATATATCATTGTAACCATGGCATCCAATGTAAGAACTATATATTTTATGATTCTGGCTCAAAATGAGATCAGAATATTTTGTTAACAGTTATGAATTACATTAAAGGCCTTTGCTCTTTGCAAAATCAATTGATATAAATCAACTATCCTAAAGCCAGAGCAATTTTTAATATGCTCTTGATCTGACATaatcaaacataataaaaatacatCTAACATCACTGTAGAATCTTGTTAACATAGTACAGAGTGCTGTGTTTGTGAATTTCTACCGAACAACTGAATCTGGAGGAGCTTCTTCGGGAATCTgagatttgaataaaaattaattaaaatagaagaccATTTTGTTTGCCAACATTAACAGCTAGAACACAGTGTAAGATGATGATTACCTCTCCAGGATTCCATTTCTCTTTTAACCAAATACTGAGATCTGTTGAAACATTCTCTCCCTGGGACATGCTTCTGCAGAAATAGAAAACAAGAATACATGCCATGTAATTTGTAACTTACATATGAAGCCATTTACATTTTGAAATTCCACAAAGATAACCTCAAAAAGCTTCTGTATTAAACAAAATTTGACGTTTCCATCCAGGTTTAATACTAATGTAAATAGGAGCCTTTCTACTCTATAAACTGTAAGTAGATGGCTAAACAAAATACATTTCATCTATGAGATAATAAGAGATGTGACTTGCAACATAAATTTTAATGCTATGCCTCTTTTCATCAAAAGGTCCATAATAGAACAGTTAGAAGGGGATTATCTATGCCCTATTTGTATATGGCCAGGCAATAATACACAGAAAAGTTGAGCTAATTTTGGGTGAACAGTgacattaaaaatagttaaattgtGGTAACTAGTTCTGAATTAATTAACATAATGCAACCAAGGACTTACGAAGATTGAACATCTGGTGTAGTCTGAAACATTGGAGTGGAGCTCAAGTCATTGAAGCCAAAGGATGACTGCTGAGAAGTTGAACTCGGGAACATTGTTGACTCCGCTGGGGTAGAGAAGGGGCTGCTTGGAGCACCTGAGAAGCCTCTGCCACTTATGTTTGCAGTGTTGGGTGTAAAAGTGTTTCCTAGTAGTTATTATAACATTTCATAATTAAACACACATAAATGGGGAAGATATGCACCTGAAAAGTGAAAACTGTAGTTGTGGTACACTAGATAAGTAAATATATACCTCCACTTCCGAAGAAACTAGACTGTGGCGGAGTGTTCGGTGCTTGTGCAGAGGGCCTAGCAAGAATGTTATGAACAGATTACTATAGGCGAAGgcaggcataaaaggaaaaaaatacatCAAAAGAGAAAATTACAGGAAGAAGGACAAAGTCATTGAATGGAAAGCAATGACAGCAAACTTGCGTTTTACTCACTCTAGTAACACCATACTTTGAACCACCAAGGCCAGATAGTATAAAATGCTAGAAAAGCTATGCATGTAGAGGTATAATACAATAACCTAATAAACCCGGGCACAAACTATTAAATACCTTTGAACACCCCCCCCCctccaccaaaaaaaaaaaaaaaaactcatcgcGGGAAAAATTATGAGCAGGTCATTACCTATCAAATCCCGTGTTCAATGAAGCACCCAGTTGGCTAAAGCTTGAGACTGACACAGGACCATTGTTTTGTGTAGTTATTGAAAATGGATTTGCATTATGCTGGCCATTATTTTGCATAGGCATTGAAAACGGATTTGCATTCTGATGATTTTGACTGTTAACAGCAGGATTAAATGGCATTCTGTAGGGTTCAGAAAGTAGTTTCTCGAACTCAGCCAACTTGGAATTCAGtgtatttctctctctctcaacctGCAAAGAATATTTTCAAGttagaaataataaaattgtaTGAATGTCACCTAATAGTTTGAAACATCAGCACAAAAAGAAATAATTGTAaagagtttttattttttaatcgaaAATGAGTTTTTATTACAGAAAAATAAGCAATTACTGTCATGGAGTGGATAAGATTTCATTCAACAAAAAGGAGAGGGGGGAGAGGTGGGGGCCGCAAAAAAGAGAACAGAAACAATGGAAAAAAGAAAAGCGTAAGATATCCAGTCTCACTGGGTATCGTAAATTGGAAATCCATTTAAAGTGTAGGAATACTACATCCGTTCTTACAATTGATTGCAAGTTCATCCCTCGCTTCGCATCCTCATAAGCTGCTGCCCTCAGTTCTTCATAGCTAATATCACCAACTATGTCACAAGGTGCACTGCATGCATTGAAAGAGGCATTAATATATCACAGTTTTTAACTTTCTTAGAAGTGCAGCGTTGAGTTAATTCATCTTCAAACTTTGATGGGCTGCATAGTAGGTGAATGGTTGATAAACTTTAGCCAATTGGACGAATTAGTATCTTACTCTACATGATCTACTGTCTGCGTTAAGATTTTCAAACCATTATATGTCCAAGAAATATATATACCCTTTAGAATGACCATAGCATGTAAGTATCCAGAGTGGCCTCTCTTGCTTGAAATCTTCAGCAATCTGGCGCTTGCAGACCTCAGGATCTGTACATCTTCAATTGCATCAACAAACATTTAGTAAAGTATATCACTTAACTAAAACAAAGCAAACCCAATGCAAAACACAGACATTCAAAACACATGATCTGTAGAGGCATTGATATGGACCATACAATGCAGCAATGATAAGGTATCCTCCAAAAGAGAAGCCATAAAACTTATTGGAGTAAACATTAAGAAACCAAATTAATCTTCAAAATAGGTCAAAGGCTTTCAAGTTTCAACCAAAGATTACAGAATTTATTTCAACATAATTAGACATATTTCTCTATGTTTTATGCACATCGTAGACGTTTAGGCCTAGACCTATATGCGGAACAATGTGCCATCCTAGATTCCCAAATTGATTTGATACGACATCACACGAATGTGAATGCATTAAGAGAAGGGAACAGGGGATTGAAACACTTACTCATGATTCGCCGGTAGGGGGTTGTTATCAGATTGCCGCGAAGCGCCACCCCAAGTCCATTTGTTTTCAAAAGGCTGATTCAAATTAGAAAAGCACACTATCAAGACCAACATTAAACAAAAGCATCTTTTACTAACAATAGTTGATCAGATTAACTGAAACCACACAGAGCAACAAGAACTCCTCAAGAAAAAAACACTCCCTTTTAACTCCATATGCACAAGGGAAAGagtaacaagtaagtaacaaccTTAAATTGGTTCTGTTGAGGGGTCCCTTTGAATTGTGAGTTGTTGATGTTGTTCTGCACCCCAAAGCCAAAAGGATTGGTCTTTTGCTGCTGTTGGTGTGGTTGTGAAGCAGATTTAGACCCAAATCCAAAAGGGTTAACATTTTgctgttgctgttgctgttgGTAAAAACTATTCTGTCCCCCAAAACCATGAAAACTATTATTAGGCTTCCCTTGTTGTGCCACAGCATGTATAAATTTACACCTATCTCCGTATTGAcagctgaaaaagaaaaaataaataaataaataaacagaagcAGTAATCAGAATTCAGAAACACTGTATTCTCAGAACGTTAGGATCCTATGAACAAAACAAAGGAACACTTTTACGAATAAAATTAGCTTAAAAGTAAAACAAATAGGGTAATttgaagaaaaaagaggaagaagaagaagaacctgccACGCTGGAAGTTTCTGCAAAGGTCTCTCATTGAGATTTGGGGTTTTACGTCTGAAACAATGCGTAATTTCTACTACCCGCGTTAACTtcctaaatcaaaattaaaatctatCCTCAGATACACTCTTTCTCCGAACCGATTTTAAATTCAACATTTACAAAAACCAACCTTCCCAGTATTTATCTTataaacagtttttttttttttttctttacttgaCTTTGGACACGTTGGAATGAATTTTTACGAAAAGAAAATGTTTTAAGtgactctcttttttttaatttaaaaaaataataattttatctctgaatattttatataaaaatattttttattcagtaattatatttaaaaataataatataagaatattatttgtttgttatgttaaaaatatttgtttagataatttaaaaaaatataaattataatttttaaaatatatttttttaatatttttatttttactattaaaattttatcaaacatattaaaaaataaaaatactcattaaacatatcttttttaataaattaatgatAGCGAAATAACcactttaaaaagataaaataagaatcttttggattaagaattttttttatatataaataaaataatatttttatttaacatattcATGCAATCTTTAGattatttacaaatttaaaatttgaagcaCCAAATAGATCAAATCTCAAATTTCTTATGCATTTgaaatgtatatatatttataaattatgctATATGTATAATTTGAAGCACTAAATAAGTCTTTTTAACAATATtaagttaatttattaataataaaaaatatttttaaaataacacaAGTGCACATGTTCTCCATTAGTACACAATTAGAGCGCATTTTGCATTTTTCGTATTTTCtgtaatacataattttttattagagaGTACACAAATTTTAGGGTAATCTACCTAATTAAATAAAATGAGTGAATCATTTACTTATATACACAAAACAGAAACCTGTTACGTGCATGTGCAATTTCATCTTTATGTAAACCGTGGGAGCCAACCACAATTTCAATGTAATACATAAACCGTTGCTACTAGGCACGGTTTACTTGTGAATGGAATTTGTCATAA
This genomic window contains:
- the LOC112789325 gene encoding uncharacterized protein: MMYLKKPLWSQGKPEPDAKTTTAADRGGAVEELVDSLQQQRVYREVTLALRTGLRDARAEFSFLRVRGLRNILKFLRSVAESDSTIDLFNRTQSIPQLQVVPVLFEHCLRETGDYENENRVRDLNHIFGVEPLKLTSPATDAEVALALRVLEGCCLLHPQSTALAHQHNAIPVLMNILSTRGVLEQGACLDALISLMVDSSSNQMDFEKCSGIMEVADLIRDKQVDENLRLKCGEFLLLLIGHVNGRDAPPLATIHEDTRHLLGEKSASLIWAASQFGSTLDPEQRLTALQIQARRVLESLDLY
- the LOC112789328 gene encoding zinc finger CCCH domain-containing protein 16, whose translation is MRDLCRNFQRGSCQYGDRCKFIHAVAQQGKPNNSFHGFGGQNSFYQQQQQQQNVNPFGFGSKSASQPHQQQQKTNPFGFGVQNNINNSQFKGTPQQNQFKPFENKWTWGGASRQSDNNPLPANHECTDPEVCKRQIAEDFKQERPLWILTCYGHSKGAPCDIVGDISYEELRAAAYEDAKRGMNLQSIVERERNTLNSKLAEFEKLLSEPYRMPFNPAVNSQNHQNANPFSMPMQNNGQHNANPFSITTQNNGPVSVSSFSQLGASLNTGFDRPSAQAPNTPPQSSFFGSGGNTFTPNTANISGRGFSGAPSSPFSTPAESTMFPSSTSQQSSFGFNDLSSTPMFQTTPDVQSSSMSQGENVSTDLSIWLKEKWNPGEIPEEAPPDSVVR
- the LOC112789327 gene encoding uncharacterized protein, producing the protein MSLSLRLSSSFLPQIPTPPSFLCFVPPKFQNGHFLICRFRRRQPSPLTLRCFSTSKEEHDNQRMKGPQMDDEEEEEDKAIASLVLPERWDVLGLGQAMVDFSGIVDDEFLNKLGLEKGTRKVVNHEERGRVLQAMDGCTYKAAAGGSLSNSLVALARLGSRSATTPAINVAMAGSVGSDVLGGFYREKLRRANVQFLSEPIKDGTTGTVIVLTTPDAQRTMLAYQGTSSTVNYDKILANAVTKTNILVVEGYLFELPDTVRAITEACQKARSNGALVAVTASDVSCIERHYDDFWEIIGNHADLIFANSDEARALCNFDAKESSASVTRYLSHFVPLVSVTDGHRGSYIGLKGEAVYIPPSPCVPVDTCGAGDAYACGILYGVLRGMSDLKSIGSIAAKVAATVVGQQGTRLRVSDAVKLAESFTFHTSTHIGTDHISSV